The genomic interval CTTCAATCTGAACTGGCACAAACCTGAATCCAGAGACAAGTTCAGGGCTGTGCTCGGAAAGTTCATAGTCGCCAAGTTCAGCTTGCACAGCTGCCAACTGAACGGCTGTATCAAAGGAACCCTCTAATTTCCCACCAAGAAAATCTTGTTTTAGCTGAAGAACCAATAAGTACCAGGTTAGGTCCTCATGAAGGTTATCTGGTTTCAAGGAATAAAAGTTAACTTGAAGATGAAGACATTAAGGTGAAccaattttaacttattttttgaTGCCTTTTCGGTACTGTCCGACCAATGTTGGACAGAATCCACAAATATCAGAACAAAATAGGCACTTTCCATCAAGTCCAGGTTATAAGCAATTTGATCAAACAGGTCTTGTCCTTGGCTTTCTTTGGCAAGTCCATGCTAACACCTGTACTCTCCAGAGGGGACACCCTGCCTGTGATGACGGGCTTGGCGTCTCAAGCTTCAGGAATGTGTGTGGCGGCATGCTCTGCTCTTGCAGTTGCTCCTTCTCAGCATGTTGGCTCGTAGACTGGCAGCCAAATGTTCTCTGAAGGAAGCTCAGCATTTCTGCCACTGTACTGGAGGGTGTAACCATGGAGACCACCGAGACCACTATGAGAACGGTGAGCTCGACCCTTGGGGAGAGATGCTCATTCAGCTTGAGGGAAGGACAGGTCTCTGGAGTCACCGAGAAATGGCCTCAGAAGGCCCACCCTGTGCTAATCCCcctagaggcattttcttaaaggAGGTTCCATCCTTTTAGATGACTTTAGAATGTGGTAAGTTGAATAAAACTCTTCAGCACAGCCTTTGTCTTATCTTTGAGAGAGCTGCCCCAGACCCCACTGAGGAGAAGCAAGCCTTCATTGACCCAGACCTCCTAACATCATGAAGCAGGAACATATCCATTCACAAACACCCAATCCTGTGAACTCCCAAAACATAAAGACCTGGAAGGGAAGAGGTACTGTTCCCTCCCGTCCTGTGGGTTGGAGGTTTCTGCAGTGTGTGTCCCCTTCATGCTAATCTGGCTCAAGGGAAAGTCTAAGAAAACATGCATGGTTTCTGGGTTAGAAGGCATTTCactggctcagcagtgaagacagCTGTAGGTGTTCCATCCCCTTAATAACCCAGGAAAAGACCGATACACTCTGACTGGAGTGATAGCTGACTGGAGTACTCCCTAAACAACAGTAACGAAGGTCACTGATGAGAGGGACCTAGTGCCTGCTTCAGGTGGAAAGACAAAcaccccaggatagctaaaaacaATCCTCTATGATAAAAACTGGGATCCCTGATTTCAAGACATACTACagatttataataatataaaccaCATAGCATAGTCATGAAAacacaggttgatcaatggaattgggTTGGGGACCTCCACATAATCCACACACCTGATTTTGGACAAGAGGAAATAGAATGGGTTTTTCAAGTATACTGGGAGTGTGgcttgggggtggagagagagagtactgggagagatgcCTGGGATTGAGGGTATTTGGGGTGGAGGGTAACATAGAGACCTGGTGCAGTGGAAACTCCCCAGGGTCTATGAGAGTGACCATAGACTGAAGTCTTATAGTCATGGGGGACACAGAGCACCAAACAGCCATCTTCTATAACCAGTAAGCGCCCAGCTGTGAGACtgcaatccagccacaaaaccttccactTCCAGTGTGTCCTGCCTGCAGGATCTGCTGGGGTAGTGATGatgcagaacttgtgggagtggccaaccaatgactgatctAACTTGAGGCCTACACCAGGAGAGGGAGCTGTGACTGACAGTGCCAGGAAGGCTGGGAACCAGAGCCTGGGCTTCCCAGAGACCCAGGGTAGAATCaaatatgatagaaaaaaaaaaaaaaaccaggaaaaagaacaaaaaggaaaaaaaaagactcaaatgGTTCTGCCACTCACAGATTGGGTGCTTAGCTCAATTGTCATCAGACAGGCATCATTTAGCAACTGATGCGGGCAGATGCAGATACCCGACCCACAGCAGGACACCAGGCAAAGCCAGGGGAGCTCAgtggaaaagagggaggaaggattctgggagccagaggagtcgaggacaccatgagaacaggagccacagaatcaactaaccagggctcGCAGGGGCTCAGAGACTGACATGACAATCATAGACCCTGTATGGGTTTGAGCTGGGTCTCTGTATATACATTATGGTCGAATAGCTTGCTGTcattgtgggactcctaacagtgtgaatgcagagtacacacacacacacacacacacacacacacacacacacacgagggtggagaaggagaggaggggggagggagggagggagagagagagagagagagagagagagagagagagagagagagagagagagagagaacgctttACATGGTCTGGTTCAGTtattccaacaatggctgcctaggAATGGAAGGTACAAGAGTCCAGAAGTTGTTCAggccacaaggctggatgtcttggctggtcttcagtatacactggaatcctTTATGCCAGttaaggaatggacttgctattGAGGCCATAGACAGACGGCCTGGTGGGGACTATGAAGAGACTGAGTGGGGGTTTCCTCTTACAGATttctgagaaaagagaaaggtccCATGTCACATAATTAACCCATAGGATGTAGTTGCAGGTTGGTTGTCTCTGGTTGCTAAGGATGGATTTGTTTAATGAGTGTTCTTCATGTGGGATGGCCACCTGCAGCCCTTGGCCTCCGAGGGAGCCTGGGATACTTCTTAGGCGCTAAGGCATCACAGCAAATCACTTGTCACATCTCTCTGTGGCAGGGGAATTATAGAGGCACAGACAAAGCTATggtggtgggggatgggaagCTGAAGTGAGCAGAGCCTGCCCTGTGATCTAACATCCTGTATATCACAGGACTTAGGAAGAATCAAGGTCGGGGGAAGGCAGGTCCCCACATCCTGGACTCAGGTTGCCAAGTCTAGGTAGCCTGGTCCTTAAGGCACTTCAGTGCTGGGCTGCTCCATAGCGGAAGTAGAACGGAGTACAGAAGAAACCCATTTCCCTTCCTGTGAGGGAATAGAATGCCCTGAGCAGGAGGGCTTGGCAGAGAGGCTGTCAATCTAGCCTCCACCCCTGGCCACAGTTTTGGCTCTGCtctccatgttcttcctctctcgaGCTCCTTCAGAGCAGGAATAGAACAGGGTTTTCAGACCAGTGGCGGTCTAGGGACATGGCTGATATCCACCCTTTTCAAGAGTCACCTGCATTTATTGGTAAAACTCAAAGCTGTAAGATATTGTCACCTTGGAAGACTGGGGACATTGAGACCCGTGGGAAGCCACCAATGTGTCCCCTCCAGTGACAGCCCTGGGGAAGATGTCAGGAAGGACAAAACTGGAAAGAGGACACCTATTGGGGCAGAGTGGGTCCTATGTAAGGACCGGATACCTGCTGGAGATGTCGTCCCCAGGTGTCAGGCCTGGATGCGTGTTCAGTGTACTTTACTAGTTCATTTTCAGGCGAACAAACAGTCCCCAAGAGGAAGAGGGCAGCTTGGCTTCCCTCCCCTGTGCAGCTCAGACCTGATGCTTGGGGCATGTCACACCACTGTGAGTTGGGGACAGGGTGGTGGTATGTGTGCTTCCCAGGCTGCACTGTCACTGCTTGGCTTGGCACACAGTAAGACTCAAAGGCAAGAGAGGATAGAGGGGTCTCTACACAAGTGGATCCAGGCCAGGGAGGTCCCTGTGATTGCAAGGGTATCTTGGATCTAATTGAGAATGTCACTTTACAGAGTGACCCTGCTACCACTTTCAAATCTGGAAATTATGTGCTCTCTGGGCACATTTTCCTCTAGTTCTTGTGTAGTGAGGTAACTGGCTCTTTCTTCAGGACTGGAGTTTTCTACTCTCTCCCTGAGCTAAACTTTAAGGCTTGGGATCTCTCCTTCAATGGGATGGAAATTGAACCAGCCGCCCAGATTTTCTGGGCTCTTGTAGGTCTCCTCTGCAGCCAGCAGGTGGCACCATAACCTTATTTCTATGGGCTTCAGACACTACCAGCTGCTTATCTGGGAGCTGGAAGGTTATTTGGATGGGACACCATGGATGCTGTCACTCAGCAAGTCTTACAAGTGACTCTAGCTCCTCCCTGTGGCCTCAGGGAGAGCTAAAGTGAGTCCTGAGCACCCAACTTGTTGCCCCCAGAACTAGGGAGATTCTgaggttggtttgtttatttgtttgtttgttttgttttttaactggaAACATGCCAGTCTGCTAAGAGGGAGTCAGCACTGGGGACTATGTGTAGATGGAGGAGAGAGTAGATTAGAGGTCAGACTGGTAGCAGAACTTCCTGGCTCGCCCATCTGCACGCCTCACTATATCCACAGCCCCTGGTTTGTGGTCATGTGTACAATCCATCATCCATCTGCCCATTCATTCTTTCACGGAGCACCCACTCAGTTCCAGATGCTGACTTGGCATTGCTCTGGAGGAGACATGAACACAGAGATGGGGAGACAGACCCTTAAACACAGGCATAGAAGAAGGcccatagaggagagaagggtatcTCTCTCCAGAGATGGTTCAAGGAGAATCACCGGCCTGAGACTTTATGGATATCAATAGAGGAGGCCACCCTTGACCCAGGAGATAGAGAGCTACAACATATTCCACATGGTAGGGAACGATCACGACCCTGCTCAGCCCACTTGAGTGGCAGTGGTGCAGGTGACGGGCAGGCGGACCGCAGTGAAGTGGGCAAAGACAGGGAGAGCAGCCCCTGCAGACCAGGTCTGAGCTGGGAGGGGCACCATTCGGGGAGTATGACCAGACAGAGCAACACATCACTCAGAGGCAGTGtaaaaacacctttttttttttttttttttttgtcttccgtTTAGTTAGTTTTCCCATCACACGGCTAGCTCAGCAATGATCACGACAGTTAACATTTATTGAGTACTTGTTAGAGACCAGGCACTTCTGAAGCTTGTATACATGTGCTTTCACCTGCTCAACTTAATGAGGTAGGGACTATTAACATGAATGAGACAACTGAGTCACAGAGCTGTTTGGCTGGAGCCAGGATTTGAACCAATCAATACCCTAAAGCCTATAACCTCCCTGGCCCTCCCCATGGGTACCTCAGCCTTCCAGCAGAGTCTCGGGAGGGAAGCCAGGCCCTTGACTATTATGTCTGGTGGATGTCAAATGGTCAAGTTGGCCAGACAGactgagagtgggtgggtgggtgggtgggtggaccTGAGGTGGGAGGATGACGGTCTCCAGAGGTGAGGGAATCAGAGCTGGTCTAAGTAGCTTTCCTGGCTTCTTGCCTGCCGGGGCTATGTTGGGTGGCAGACTCTGGCAGTgccctttttttttccagtggcaTGGGCCACTGCCTCCCCAGCAAGAAAAGCCCAGAGTTCAGGTCACAGATGGGAGGCTTTATTGACAATGGGGCAGTGGAGTTCTGGGCAAGGACACCGCACTGCTCTGAGAGTCCAGGCTCAGGTCAAGCCCAAGGGCCTCTTTGCCTTGGGGGCCTCCCTTTCCTTCACAGGGCTGAACTTTCCAAGGTTTCTTTTTCTAGCAACCGAGACAAGACATTGCTACCCACCAGCATCCCCCAGACAAAGTGACTCACAGCTGCCCATGGGGAGCCAGGAGCAGAGATTTGCCTGAAGTGCATCTTGTTTGGCAAGCACAGGACCCTTTTCAGCCTCTCAGCCAGGTATATCAGTGTTTGCCCAACGCCCCACTCCCCAGCCCCTCAGGGGGGACAAACCGAGGCAGCAgtcctgactctctctctctctctctgcagaagGCTGTAGTCAATGCTAGAGGACAGGGACACATGTCTGAACAGGACCAGCAAGGTCTCCAGTCATTTGCCTCCTTCTAGTCCCCCTTCCTCGACAAGCCTGCCATAAGGAGGCGAGCCTAGGTAAACTTATCCTGCCGTGTCTGTGTGGGCCCCTCAGCTCCCAGGCTCTGACACCCACCTTCTCCCTGGCTGGCAGGATTCTTCAGCATGGCACGAACAGGGCTGGGGCCTGGCCAGGTATTTCTTAGTGGCTACAGAAATAGCAATAGGCTCCCAACTTGGGGGTTGCTTTTTCCCAATTACCTGTCTGCTTGTGGCAAGATGAATCATGGAGGACCAAGACTGGCGTTGAGACCTTAGCTTTAGGAGCCCTGAACCTTCTATAGTGGGCAGGGACACAGGGGTAAGCCAGTCCTGAGCTGAGCCTGGGAGGAGCAGGAACAAAAATAACCCGGTACAGGCTCCTGCTGGGGCCAGAAATAGCATAGTGACATGTATCTTGTAACACCCCAGGCACACAGCAGCGGGGAGGCTGAGTCGAGGAGGGTCTTGTCCCACACCAGACCCTCATCTGGCCAGGGGCTTGCACCCCACCACACTACATACCACACTTCACTTTCCATGCGCCCACATAAGTGAGTGGGGGCCTGAGGGACTGCAACTCAGGacaaggcatccggagagatgctAAACTTGGGCTTGGCCTTCGCCACGGCCACACTGCGCTTGCGCAGGGGCCCTCGCGAGGAGGCGAGGGTCAGGGCATCCAGCAGGCTGCGGTCCTCATCAAGCTGGCGGGCTGTGCAGAGTGGTGTGGGCACTTTAATGGTGTTACCAAACTTGGAGTAGTCCACAGAATAGCGGCCATCCTCCTCGGCCACAATGGGGACAAAGCGCTGCCCCCACAGAATCTCGTCAGCTAGATAGGAGGTGCGGGCCTGCGTGGTAATGCCTGTGGTTTCTACCACGCCTTCCAAGATGACAATGATCTCCAGGTCCTGGTGGTGGTGCAGGTCACTAGGAGCCAGGTCGTAGAGCGGGCTGTTGGAGTCGATGACGTGGTAGATGATGAGCGGGGCCACCAGGAAGATGCTGTTACCACCCACGCCATTCTCCATGGGGATGTCCACCTGGTGGAGAGGCACAACTTCGCCCTCGGGGCTGGTGGTCTTGCGCACCACCTGCATGTGGATGGTGGCGCTAATGATCATGCTCTTTCGGAGGTCCCCTACACGAAGCATGAAACACAGGCGGCCATGGCGCAGGGTGATCACAGCATGCTTGCTGAAGATGAGGGTTTCTGCTCGCCGATGGGCCTGGGCCGTTTTCATGAAGATGCAGCCCAGCATGATGGCGTTGATCATTAGTCCCACGATATTCTGCACAATGAGAATAAGGATGGCCACGGGACATTCCTCTGTCACCATGCGCCCGCCGAAACCAATCGTCACCTGGACCTCGATGGAGAAAAGGAAGGCAGATGAAAAGGAGTGGATGCTTGTGACGCAGGGCACGTTGGTGCCCTCTCCGGGGGCCAGATCACCGTGGGCGAAGGCGATGAGCCACCAGACCATGGCGAAGAGCAGCCAGCTGCACAGGAAGGACATGGTGAATATAAGCAGCGTGTGGGGCCATTTGAGGTCCACCAGCGTGGTGAACACATCTTGTAGGAAGCGGCCCTGCTCTCGAATGTTCTTGTGGGCGACGTTGCAGTTGCCTTTCTTGGACACGAAGCGGGCCCTCCTCTCCCGAGTACGGTACCTGGGCTCTGTAGGGTCCTCTGCCAGCCGGGTCAGCACATATTCCTCAGGGATAATGCCCTTTCGGGACAGCATGGCTCCGTTGGCCCCAGCAAGGGGTTTCCCCCATGGGGGGAGGAACTACACTGGCTTGGCCTAGGGCCTCTTTGTAGGGTCCCCTCTTTGAGCCCTCTCCTCAGGTTACCCTAAGCTTGTACCAACCTCTGGACTGATATGCCCCCAGCTGGGTTCTGCTTCTCTTTATACTAGCTTCAGATGCCGGCTCCGCCTGCTCATTGCTTACTGAGCCCCCAACCCAGCTTGTGCTCTACCTGGTACTGGATCCCCGGCTCAGCTCTCCTCCACACCCCAGGACCTCCCTCTAACTCCCTTTCCCTGGCCCAGCCTTTCTTTTCAAACCACCTCAGAACTTATCACCTCTGGGGCTTCCAACTTAGCAGCCCTCACTCGACCCCCCCCCGCTCTTTTCTGACCTTACCCACTTCTGTCCGCTGTCCCCTCCAAGCACCAGCCTTACTTCTTGACCCAGTCTCCTCTCCAGGTGTGCCCTGGATTTCCCATCCCACCCCTCCCCTAGCGCCCTCACCGCTCTGCTCTCCCGATCCTTCTCTAGCCCTTGTCCTCTTTGTCTCCTTGGGATCCCGCGCCCTTCGAGTCACCCTGCAACCGTCTACGCTCGGGATCCCCTCGCCCCCCACCGCCCAGACCCCGCTGGCTCCGCGTCGCGGCCTCCCTGCTGCCCTGCCGCCCGCCCGTAGCCCCCGCCGCCGCTCCGTCCCCACCCCGCCTGTCGCCGCCGCACCTGCTAGTGCTGCTCAAGCTGCGGccacctccctgccccctcccactCCGGGTGCTCACTCCCGGCCGGCTTCCCGGGCGTGTGTCTGTGAGCCGGTCCTCAGGCACCGACCCGTGCgcggtgggggtgggaggctgcGGGCGGGGGGCTCCTGAGAGCAAGTGCAGCCTCCGCCGCCAGAGGGCGCCAGATCGGCTCCCGAGCGGGGGGTAAGGGCGGGCCTAGGCGCAAGCCCCGCCCACAGAGGATTCTCGTCCCGCCCTCGCCTGCTCACTATCCTCAGCCAGGCCATA from Arvicanthis niloticus isolate mArvNil1 chromosome 1, mArvNil1.pat.X, whole genome shotgun sequence carries:
- the Kcnj11 gene encoding ATP-sensitive inward rectifier potassium channel 11 isoform X1; the protein is MLSRKGIIPEEYVLTRLAEDPTEPRYRTRERRARFVSKKGNCNVAHKNIREQGRFLQDVFTTLVDLKWPHTLLIFTMSFLCSWLLFAMVWWLIAFAHGDLAPGEGTNVPCVTSIHSFSSAFLFSIEVQVTIGFGGRMVTEECPVAILILIVQNIVGLMINAIMLGCIFMKTAQAHRRAETLIFSKHAVITLRHGRLCFMLRVGDLRKSMIISATIHMQVVRKTTSPEGEVVPLHQVDIPMENGVGGNSIFLVAPLIIYHVIDSNSPLYDLAPSDLHHHQDLEIIVILEGVVETTGITTQARTSYLADEILWGQRFVPIVAEEDGRYSVDYSKFGNTIKVPTPLCTARQLDEDRSLLDALTLASSRGPLRKRSVAVAKAKPKFSISPDALS
- the Kcnj11 gene encoding ATP-sensitive inward rectifier potassium channel 11 isoform X2, with product MLSRKGIIPEEYVLTRLAEDPTEPSWLLFAMVWWLIAFAHGDLAPGEGTNVPCVTSIHSFSSAFLFSIEVQVTIGFGGRMVTEECPVAILILIVQNIVGLMINAIMLGCIFMKTAQAHRRAETLIFSKHAVITLRHGRLCFMLRVGDLRKSMIISATIHMQVVRKTTSPEGEVVPLHQVDIPMENGVGGNSIFLVAPLIIYHVIDSNSPLYDLAPSDLHHHQDLEIIVILEGVVETTGITTQARTSYLADEILWGQRFVPIVAEEDGRYSVDYSKFGNTIKVPTPLCTARQLDEDRSLLDALTLASSRGPLRKRSVAVAKAKPKFSISPDALS
- the Kcnj11 gene encoding ATP-sensitive inward rectifier potassium channel 11 isoform X3 codes for the protein MVWWLIAFAHGDLAPGEGTNVPCVTSIHSFSSAFLFSIEVQVTIGFGGRMVTEECPVAILILIVQNIVGLMINAIMLGCIFMKTAQAHRRAETLIFSKHAVITLRHGRLCFMLRVGDLRKSMIISATIHMQVVRKTTSPEGEVVPLHQVDIPMENGVGGNSIFLVAPLIIYHVIDSNSPLYDLAPSDLHHHQDLEIIVILEGVVETTGITTQARTSYLADEILWGQRFVPIVAEEDGRYSVDYSKFGNTIKVPTPLCTARQLDEDRSLLDALTLASSRGPLRKRSVAVAKAKPKFSISPDALS